Genomic window (Ureibacillus composti):
AGGGGAAGCTGCTTCGCTAATTTCGGAAGTGTATATATTACCCCCAATTTTCCACCCTGTTAGTTCATTTGTCGTATACTTCATTAATTTCTCTTGGCCAGCTAAATTATATTCAAAACTACCAGATTGTTCTTTATACATATTTTCATAGAAGGATTCTTTTGCCTCTGTCCCGGGTTCGTTTTCAGGATGGACAATGTAATTCCCGTTTTTATCTAATATTAACGCATATCCTTCTCGACCAATGTTTATGAGTTGTGTGATCTCCTGAAGGTAGCTCATTTTTAAATCGATTCCGATGACACCTGCACCATCACCTGTACTTTGGGAGACTGCAACAACTACTTCATTTGTTGTGACAGATACGTACGGGTCTGAAATGACTGCTTGTCCTTTTTGAGCCATTGCTTCTTTAAACCAAGTTCTTTCCCTAGCATCAAAATCTTCCCCAACTTCTGCATTGGGAATAACAAGGGAGCCATCTGCAAGGCCAATATATATTGCCTCTATTTCTGGATGTAGCTCAAGGTATTGTCCTAAATATTCTTCAATTTCTTTTGTATTTTTTTTCTGTAGGTTTGTGGCATTAAATTGATTAGAAATTTTGCCGACGTCATGAATCTTTGGTTCAATGGCGTTATCAATTGAAATGTTTAAAATGTTTAAGTTATCTTCGATGCCGTTTATGAGTTCATTGTTAATTGCATCTTTTGCTGCTATATACGACCGTGTTCCAATGATGATGGATGGTATGATTAAAATAAAAGCAAATGCAAAAATCAATTTTGGCCGAAGATTTCTAAGCTTAGGAAGTCTTAGTTTTTTCATGTTGAAATTCCCCTTTGTTTATTTGAAAAATAGTAAGTTGGGTTATGCAGTTACACCTCACTTATTAATATATCGGTTCTATAATTGTTTTTCGTAGTGTTTACAAATATAAATTTTCATTCTTTTATGAATATACAAACAGATGAGATTGGTAGAGGAGTATGGTATGTAATTTTTAATTGAACTCCTGTATTGCATTAAATAGTTTGTGTGACAGCTCTTTTCTAACTTTAACGTAAAAGGTTTTTTTATTGCATGAACTAACCCCACACTAAACATTCTTTAGGATTAGGCTTTAAATTGTTTATGATTATGTTCTTTAACGTTGTGTATGAATTAAGCAAATTTATTTTACGTTTTGTTAAATGAAAAGAATGAGGGAACAATTCATAATGGACTTAATAATACAGCGTTACAGATTACTAGACTTCTAGAGAAAATACAGGTGTGAGTCGTAGCGCGTTACTTAAGAATAGGAGCGTGGGCAAATGTTAGATACGAACATTGGAAAAGAGTTATTAAGCAAAGATGAAAAATACGTTTGGCATTCCATGAAACCATATAATCCCAATGCAACACTTGTGGTAGAAAAATCAGGTGGTGCACGCATTACAGATGTAGATGGAAAAGAATATATCGATGCAATGGCTGGTCTTTTCTGTGTAAATGTTGGTTATGGCCGCCCAGAACTTGCTCAAGCGGCATATGAACAACTATTAAAAAATGCCTATACACCTCTTTCTCAAGGGCATGTGCCTGCAATTGAACTGGCAGAAAAGCTGAACGAAATGCTTGGTGGTGACTATGTCATCTTCTTCTCGAACAGTGGATCCGAAGCAAATGAAACAGCCTTTAAGATTGCTAGACAATATCACCAACAAAGAGGAGAAGGATCTCGTTATAAAATTGTTTCTCGTTATCGCGCATATCATGGGAACTCAATGGGCTCTCTAGCAGCTACAGGTCAAGCAGAGCGTAAATATAAATATGAACCATTAGCACCTGGTTTCCTTCATGTAACACCACCAGACTCTTATCGTCGAAATGAAGATGAGTACACAGATGTATTAGAAATTCCAAGTGTAAAAGATGTAGATAACCTTATGACTTGGGAATTTAGCGAAACGGTTGCGGCAATGATTTTAGAGCCAATTATTACGGGTGGGGGAGTATTAGTTCCGCCTCAAGGATATTTAAAAGGTGTAGAAGAAGTTTGTAAAAAACATGGTGCATTGATGATTGTCGATGAAGTAATCTGTGGTTTTGGTCGTACAGGAAAACCATTTGGCTTCATGAATTATGATGTAAAGCCAGATATTATTACGATGGCAAAGGGACTTACAAGTGCTTATTTACCATTATCAGCAACAGCGGTAAAACGTGAGATCTATGAAGAATTTACGAAGAGCGGAAATTATGATTTCTTCCGTCACGTAAATACATTCGGGGGTAGCCCAGCTTCATGTGCGTTGGCATTAAAGAACCTTGAAATCATGGAAAATGAAAAGTTATATGAACGTTCAGCGGAAAAAGGCGCAGAAATCATTGAGAAGCTACAAAATGCTTTAAATGATCATCCATATGTTGGAGATGTACGTGGAAAAGGTCTGATTATTGGTGTTGAGTTAGTAAAAGACCGAACAACAAAAGAACCTTTAGATGTGGCATTAGTAAATCAAGTAGTTGCATCATGTAAAGAAAATGGCGTAATCATTGGGAAAAATGGAACAACAGTTGCTGGCTTTAACAATGTCCTTCAATTGTCACCACCATTAAGTATTCCAGAAGAAGATATTGAAATCGTTCTGAACACATTAGTGGATGCGATTAACAAACTGAAATAAACACAGTTACATTTAGTAAATACAAGAAGTACACAAAAACTAGTTATTAAAACACAACAAAGGGGATAATCGTATGAAAATTGGAATTCCAAAAGAGGTTAAAGTATTAGAAAATCGTGTAGCAATCACTCCAGCAGGGGTAAAAATGTTAGCAAACGCAGGCCATGAAATCATCGTGGAACGAAATGCTGGAAAGCAATCAGGCTTTTTAGATGAATTGTATGAACAAGCAGGTGCAACAATCGTTGAAACGGCAAAAGAAGCTTGGGAAGCAGATATGGTCCTTAAAGTAAAAGAACCAATTCAACAAGAATATCAATATTTCCGCGAAGGACTTATTTTGTTTACGTATCTTCACCTTGCAGCAGATCTTCCATTAACACTAGAGTTACAAAAGAAAAAGGTAGTAAGTATTGCGTATGAAACAGTCCAATTAGAAAACCGTTCACTCCCATTATTAACACCAATGAGTGAAGTGGCGGGACGCATGGCAGCCCAAATTGGTGCTCAGTTACTTGAAAGAACTCATGGTGGAAAAGGAATCCTACTTTCGGGAGTTCCAGGTGTAAAACGCGCGACAGTTACAGTAATTGGTGGCGGTGTTGTAGGATACAACGCGGCGAAAATCGCTGTAGGTCTAGGGGCAGACGTAACTGTGCTTGATGTGAATCCAGCAAGACTACGCGAATTAGATAGTATTTTTGGAACTGCAATTTCTACATTAGTTTCAAATGAATACAATATCGAAGAACAAGTGGCGAAATCTGATTTAGTTATTGGTGCAGTATTAATTCCAGGGGCAAAAGCACCTAAGCTTGTAACAGAAAGAATGGTTAGCAAAATGGAAGAAAACTCTGTTGTAGTAGACGTTGCGATTGACCAAGGTGGTATTTTTGAAACGGCTGATCACGTAACAACGCACGATAACCCAACATATTTGAAACATGGTGTGGTTCATTATGCGGTAGGAAATATGCCAGGTGCAGTGCCAAAAACTTCTTCTGTTGCATTAACAAACGTTACAATTCCGTATGCATTACAAATTGCGAATAAGGGATATGCAAAAGCATTATTAGATGACCCAGCTCTATTAAAAGGATTAAACACACTTGAAGGTCAAATTACGTATGACAAAGTGGCAGAAGCACATGACCTACCTTATATACCTTCTGAGAAACTATTAAATAAAACTGAAGTAGCAATTTAATATGAAACTCAAGCTGATCTAAAGAGAAACACACTCTCTTAGGTCAGCTTTTTTAGTGGAACATTGCTTTCAGAGTAAAGAAACATTAAGGCGTGTTAGAGCTGTGGTGACAAATAAGTGCCTAGACTACAGCTTTACGACAAAATACGAGACTTTTACCAAAATATTTCCCGAGAAATGTTTGATTTTGTTAAAAGGATAAAAAATTCAGCTTATTGACCGTGATAATAACAAGTAAAATAGTACGAGCCTTTGAATTATATAAGTAAGTTGAGTTTTAGATTCTTATGAGAATTACTCACAACGCCGATAAACCTTCAAAATTTGAGATTAAATCTACTAAAGTCGCGAACCATCCCAATGGCTTCATGTAAGATGCAAAAACAGGCTATTATCACGCTAGACGAAATGATAGGCATTTTACATACTTAATCCTCACAAAAATCCCACTAAAAATATGAATAACCTAGTACATCCGTTTAACTACCATTAAAAAAAGTTCATAGAATGTTATGAAAACAATTAATAGAGGTAGGAAATTCAATCCATAAATCTATTAGTTTATTAAATAATAAAGGAGAATTCTATGAAAGTTGGACCAATAAATGCTCTCAATGGATTTCCTCTTTGGTATAAGGATCGTAATGGTCTACGGCTCATGTTGAATACAGACCCGAATGATCCATTTAACGTGATCACTCCTGCAGATATACCAAATCCAGGGCAACCCGTATCATTTCCTGACAATTTTCCGGAAG
Coding sequences:
- a CDS encoding aspartate aminotransferase family protein, whose amino-acid sequence is MLDTNIGKELLSKDEKYVWHSMKPYNPNATLVVEKSGGARITDVDGKEYIDAMAGLFCVNVGYGRPELAQAAYEQLLKNAYTPLSQGHVPAIELAEKLNEMLGGDYVIFFSNSGSEANETAFKIARQYHQQRGEGSRYKIVSRYRAYHGNSMGSLAATGQAERKYKYEPLAPGFLHVTPPDSYRRNEDEYTDVLEIPSVKDVDNLMTWEFSETVAAMILEPIITGGGVLVPPQGYLKGVEEVCKKHGALMIVDEVICGFGRTGKPFGFMNYDVKPDIITMAKGLTSAYLPLSATAVKREIYEEFTKSGNYDFFRHVNTFGGSPASCALALKNLEIMENEKLYERSAEKGAEIIEKLQNALNDHPYVGDVRGKGLIIGVELVKDRTTKEPLDVALVNQVVASCKENGVIIGKNGTTVAGFNNVLQLSPPLSIPEEDIEIVLNTLVDAINKLK
- the ald gene encoding alanine dehydrogenase, with translation MKIGIPKEVKVLENRVAITPAGVKMLANAGHEIIVERNAGKQSGFLDELYEQAGATIVETAKEAWEADMVLKVKEPIQQEYQYFREGLILFTYLHLAADLPLTLELQKKKVVSIAYETVQLENRSLPLLTPMSEVAGRMAAQIGAQLLERTHGGKGILLSGVPGVKRATVTVIGGGVVGYNAAKIAVGLGADVTVLDVNPARLRELDSIFGTAISTLVSNEYNIEEQVAKSDLVIGAVLIPGAKAPKLVTERMVSKMEENSVVVDVAIDQGGIFETADHVTTHDNPTYLKHGVVHYAVGNMPGAVPKTSSVALTNVTIPYALQIANKGYAKALLDDPALLKGLNTLEGQITYDKVAEAHDLPYIPSEKLLNKTEVAI